From the genome of Uranotaenia lowii strain MFRU-FL chromosome 1, ASM2978415v1, whole genome shotgun sequence, one region includes:
- the LOC129738768 gene encoding zinc finger protein 726-like isoform X2, whose amino-acid sequence MSLNVGKNQPSSEAEETGTCKTHQCLLCGKCFVYASSLTRHLEIHHRKKNEFRCYTCDATFSKKRQLEDHCSLKHIGRPRYACETCGTNFFRYHSYRFHIRNKHPEEYARLLAAYGVAGKIPSKELYSMNGCVYLGNSTSLDSNVGGSQKNPVKLACTQCDKAYAKRGLLEDHYVSKHRGTCRYECEFCGKEFIWRDTYLKHRMVMHPVEYTNLVTQNPAHEISYKSLNPDNGYLERVNDSIGKMSCLMCNIMFTESADVDQHMVSHHSLGANYTCERCNESFANGMHLQNHLTERHVGEPWFECESCGKQLYSKMDFCMHYEREHPEEYDELMQANVCNQLHDIDDCVVVERVSIVDQLADT is encoded by the coding sequence ATGTCGTTGAACGTCGGCAAAAACCAGCCCTCGTCTGAAGCTGAGGAAACTGGAACATGCAAAACTCACCAATGCCTATTGTGCGGCAAATGCTTTGTGTACGCAAGTAGTCTAACTAGACATTTAGAAATCCATCATAGAAAGAAGAATGAATTCCGTTGCTATACATGCGAcgcaacattttcgaaaaaacgccAGTTAGAAGATCACTGCTCACTGAAACACATCGGTCGGCCAAGATACGCATGTGAAACTTGTGGGACAAATTTTTTCCGCTATCATTCATACCGCTTTCACATTAGAAATAAACATCCCGAAGAATACGCTCGATTGTTGGCTGCTTACGGAGTAGCAGGGAAGATACCCTCCAAAGAGCTCTACTCGATGAACGGTTGCGTATATCTGGGAAACAGTACAAGCTTAGATAGCAACGTGGGAGGGTCCCAAAAAAATCCTGTTAAACTAGCGTGTACGCAATGTGATAAGGCATATGCCAAGAGGGGTTTATTAGAGGATCATTATGTTAGTAAACATCGAGGCACTTGTCGATATGAGTGTGAATTCTGTGGAAAAGAGTTCATCTGGAGGGACACATATTTAAAGCATCGAATGGTGATGCATCCAGTGGAATACACGAATCTGGTAACCCAGAACCCAGCTCACGAAATATCATATAAAAGCTTGAACCCGGATAACGGATACTTGGAAAGGGTAAACGATTCTATCGGCAAAATGAGCTGTCTTATGTGCAACATTATGTTCACTGAATCCGCCGATGTGGATCAACACATGGTAAGCCATCACTCGTTGGGTGCCAACTATACGTGTGAGCGGTGTAACGAGTCTTTCGCCAATGGAATGCACCTGCAGAATCATCTGACCGAGAGGCACGTTGGCGAACCCTGGTTCGAGTGTGAATCTTGTGGGAAACAGTTGTAttcaaaaatggatttctgtatGCACTACGAGAGAGAACATCCGGAAGAATACGACGAACTGATGCAAGCGAATGTCTGCAATCAACTGCACGACATCGACGACTGTGTGGTAGTTGAACGTGTTTCTATAGTAGACCAGCTAGCGGACACGTGA
- the LOC129739669 gene encoding zinc finger protein 90-like — translation MSLVAEEKSLSLAESTSAGSQMLKCPFCDKWFSTFNSLHKHNAIVHTRKKLEFGCGECGKHFATKRYLEDHCSIEHIREPRYACQTCGKTFFRYHLYRPHCRNVHPEEYARLLTVYGAPRNIPFNELYSMDGCVFLKSNAIDEHEDKTVTESMELDCLICLKKCNSAETFDDHVAESHKDSVKLSCIKCSKTFDKKSLLEDHYAVKHLGMYRYECEICGHGFIKKKPYITHFKLRHPEEYANLVKKNKTHTISYKRYNSRCVMCDITFPKQTDLYAHMLTLHLSLTHSCKRCNESFACTSGLENHMTERHIGEPWYECEICRTKLYSKFDYFMHYETDHPKDYSELIQNNVCNELHDIDGCVVVERVPLIVNEL, via the coding sequence ATGTCGTTAGTAGccgaagaaaaaagcttatcaTTAGCTGAGAGCACTTCCGCCGGGAGTCAAATGTTAAAATGTCCATTTTGTGATAAATGGTTTTCGACTTTTAATAGTCTTCACAAACATAATGCAATAGTCCACACAAGAAAGAAACTAGAGTTCGGTTGTGGTGAATGTGGCAAACATTTTGCAACTAAACGATATCTAGAAGATCACTGTTCAATTGAACACATCCGTGAGCCAAGATATGCCTGCCAAACTTGTGGGAAAACGTTTTTCCGCTACCATTTATATCGCCCGCACTGTAGAAACGTTCATCCGGAAGAATACGCTCGATTATTGACTGTCTATGGGGCCCCACGGAATATCCCCTTCAACGAATTGTACTCCATGGATGGTTGCGTTTTTCTTAAAAGCAATGCTATTGATGAGCACGAAGACAAAACTGTAACGGAGTCCATGGAACTGGATTGTTTGATATGTCTAAAGAAATGTAACAGTGCGGAAACTTTCGATGATCACGTGGCAGAGTCACACAAAGATTCCGTTAAACTTTCATGTATAAAATGTAGTAAGACCTTTGATAAGAAGAGTTTGCTGGAAGATCATTATGCTGTTAAACATCTGGGTATGTATCGCTATGAGTGTGAAATCTGTGGGCATGGATTCATTAAAAAGAAGCCATATATTACGCATTTCAAGTTGAGGCATCCAGAGGAATATGCGAATCTAGTTAAAAAGAACAAAACTCACACTATCTCTTATAAACGTTACAACAGTAGGTGTGTTATGTGTGATATAACCTTCCCTAAACAAACGGATCTGTACGCACATATGTTAACTCTACATTTGTCGCTCACCCATAGCTGTAAACGATGTAACGAGTCATTCGCCTGTACCTCTGGTTTAGAGAATCATATGACTGAAAGGCACATCGGCGAACCTTGGTACGAGTGTGAAATTTGCAGGACAAAGTTATACTCCAAATTCGATTACTTTATGCACTACGAAACGGATCATCCGAAAGATTACAGCGAACTAATACAAAACAATGTCTGTAATGAATTGCACGACATCGACGGCTGTGTGGTTGTTGAACGTGTTCCTCTGATAGTTAACGAACTTTAG